From the Exiguobacterium aurantiacum genome, one window contains:
- the glpX gene encoding class II fructose-bisphosphatase → MERSLSMELVRVTEAAALSSARWMGKGLKEEADDAATTAMREVFDTIPMKGVVVIGEGEMDEAPMLYIGEKVGNGYGSRLDVAVDPLEGTSIVATGTWGALAVLAVADAGDLLHAPDMYMDKIAVGPEAAGLISLDNSIEENIAIVAKAKNKNVEDVVVTILHRDRHEEMIQRVRATGARIKLIPDGDVAAAINTAFPKTGVDLLLGSGGAPEGVIAAVAMKCLGGDFQGRLLPEDEAQEKRCQDMGIADTGRILLLDDLVKGEDCIFAATGVTDGELLRGVQFTGQGGQTHSVVMRAKSGTVRFVEGIHSLKKKPKMVMKP, encoded by the coding sequence GTGGAACGTAGTTTATCAATGGAATTGGTCCGGGTCACAGAGGCGGCAGCGCTATCTTCGGCTCGCTGGATGGGTAAAGGCTTGAAAGAAGAAGCGGACGACGCAGCGACGACCGCGATGCGTGAAGTGTTCGATACGATCCCGATGAAAGGGGTCGTCGTCATCGGGGAAGGCGAGATGGACGAGGCACCGATGCTCTATATCGGGGAGAAGGTCGGGAACGGGTACGGCTCACGCCTCGACGTCGCCGTCGATCCGCTTGAAGGGACGAGCATCGTCGCGACGGGGACGTGGGGCGCGCTCGCCGTTCTCGCTGTCGCCGATGCAGGAGATTTATTGCACGCGCCGGACATGTATATGGACAAGATTGCGGTCGGTCCGGAAGCGGCCGGATTGATCAGTCTCGACAATTCGATTGAAGAAAATATCGCCATCGTCGCCAAGGCGAAGAACAAGAACGTCGAAGACGTCGTCGTCACGATCTTGCATCGTGACCGTCACGAAGAGATGATTCAACGTGTCCGGGCGACGGGTGCCCGCATCAAGTTGATTCCCGACGGTGACGTGGCCGCGGCCATCAACACGGCATTCCCGAAAACGGGCGTCGATTTGTTGCTCGGCTCGGGTGGTGCGCCGGAAGGCGTCATCGCGGCCGTCGCGATGAAGTGTCTCGGCGGTGACTTCCAAGGTCGTCTGCTTCCTGAAGACGAAGCCCAAGAGAAGCGTTGCCAAGACATGGGCATCGCCGATACAGGTCGGATTTTGTTGTTAGACGATCTCGTCAAAGGCGAGGACTGCATCTTCGCGGCAACGGGTGTGACGGACGGGGAGCTGCTCCGCGGTGTCCAATTCACCGGACAAGGCGGCCAGACGCACTCGGTCGTCATGCGTGCCAAGTCGGGGACGGTCCGCTTCGTCGAAGGCATCCACTCCCTGAAGAAAAAACCGAAAATGGTCATGAAACCTTAA
- a CDS encoding ATP-binding cassette domain-containing protein codes for MIEVESLVKTFGDVPAVDGISFSVQEGEIFAFLGPNGAGKSTTVQMLTTLVRPTEGKARVNGFDVVKQEKDVRLSIGVALQETGIDKVLTGRELLVLQGRLFKMTRQEAETRAEELLRVVSLTEAADRRSGTYSGGMRRRLDLALTLVHRPTVLFLDEPTTGLDPASRIEIWNEVRRLNEKFGTTIFLTTQYLEEADELADRIAIINHGKIVSEGTAEALKRLVGGETIAMTFHSNQEAAAAAALFGHAATGQHVAFELVDHTLMEVVRQLDERSLQPESLTVKQPSLDDVFLKVTGESYEGGVPDVD; via the coding sequence ATGATTGAAGTGGAATCGCTCGTCAAAACGTTCGGGGACGTCCCCGCCGTCGATGGGATTTCGTTCTCGGTGCAAGAAGGAGAGATTTTCGCCTTCCTTGGACCGAACGGGGCCGGCAAGTCGACGACCGTGCAAATGTTGACGACGCTCGTCCGGCCGACCGAAGGGAAGGCGCGGGTGAACGGGTTTGATGTCGTCAAACAAGAGAAAGACGTCCGGCTGTCGATCGGCGTCGCCCTGCAAGAGACCGGGATCGACAAAGTGTTGACCGGACGGGAACTGCTCGTCTTACAAGGCCGGTTGTTCAAGATGACAAGGCAGGAGGCGGAGACACGCGCCGAGGAATTGCTACGTGTCGTCTCGCTCACGGAAGCGGCTGACCGCCGAAGCGGCACGTATTCGGGCGGAATGCGTCGTCGTCTCGATTTGGCGCTTACGCTTGTCCATCGCCCGACCGTCTTGTTTTTAGATGAACCGACGACCGGGCTCGACCCGGCGAGCCGCATCGAGATTTGGAACGAGGTGCGACGGCTGAACGAAAAGTTCGGCACGACGATTTTCTTGACGACCCAGTACTTAGAAGAAGCAGATGAACTGGCCGACCGGATCGCCATCATCAATCATGGGAAAATCGTCAGTGAAGGGACGGCCGAAGCGTTGAAACGACTCGTCGGCGGTGAGACGATTGCCATGACGTTCCACAGCAATCAAGAGGCGGCCGCAGCCGCTGCGCTGTTCGGTCATGCGGCGACCGGGCAACACGTGGCGTTCGAGCTCGTCGACCATACGTTGATGGAAGTCGTGCGCCAACTCGATGAGCGTTCGCTTCAACCGGAAAGTCTGACCGTGAAACAGCCGTCACTCGACGACGTCTTTTTGAAAGTGACCGGGGAGTCATACGAAGGAGGTGTGCCCGATGTGGACTGA
- a CDS encoding ABC transporter permease has product MWTETWLFTKRSLVTTIRNPFSFIPNLIISVFFLLVYTSGLSSVASLPQFDGSAYLNFILPVSIVSGAVGGAGGTGQALVRDIESGYFARLLLTPATRTAIVLGPMIAGMLQLLVQTLLIFAVAFLLGLSIPVGLPGFLFTVLLAIGFGLGFAGYSVGVALKTRNAQAAQAGTLLFFPLIFLSTTFVPKELIEAEWLKVAATFNPTTYIFEGMRAVLTQPTIDWSALSAGLAVAGAMSVIMVVFAATNARGALKQK; this is encoded by the coding sequence ATGTGGACTGAGACATGGCTCTTCACGAAACGGAGTCTCGTCACGACGATTCGAAATCCGTTCTCGTTCATCCCGAACTTGATCATCTCCGTCTTCTTCTTACTGGTTTACACGAGCGGACTGTCGAGTGTCGCTTCGCTTCCTCAGTTTGATGGGAGCGCCTATTTGAACTTCATCTTGCCCGTATCCATCGTCTCGGGGGCTGTCGGTGGGGCCGGTGGGACGGGACAAGCGCTCGTCCGTGATATCGAGAGCGGATACTTTGCCCGATTGCTCTTGACTCCGGCGACGCGGACGGCGATCGTGCTCGGACCGATGATTGCCGGCATGCTACAATTGCTCGTCCAGACGCTACTCATCTTCGCGGTAGCGTTCTTGCTCGGTTTGTCGATTCCGGTCGGCCTGCCTGGCTTCTTGTTCACGGTGTTGCTCGCCATCGGGTTCGGTCTCGGCTTTGCCGGGTACTCGGTCGGTGTCGCGTTGAAGACACGGAACGCTCAGGCTGCCCAGGCCGGGACGCTTTTGTTCTTCCCGCTCATCTTCTTGTCGACGACGTTCGTCCCGAAAGAGTTGATCGAGGCGGAGTGGTTGAAAGTGGCGGCGACGTTCAATCCGACGACGTACATTTTTGAAGGGATGCGTGCCGTTTTGACGCAACCGACAATTGATTGGAGCGCGTTATCGGCCGGCCTCGCTGTCGCGGGGGCAATGAGTGTCATCATGGTCGTGTTCGCGGCGACGAACGCGCGCGGTGCCTTGAAACAAAAATGA
- a CDS encoding DUF421 domain-containing protein — MDPLRTMLQIILTGVGAYLAIILILRVSGKRTLAKMNAFDFIVTVALGSILATTLTSQQTPLLNGLTAFATLVFMQYVMAKLATRSKRVNQLIKSTPALLYYDGAYLEETMRRERVLEIEVLQAIRSSGTDFEQVEAVVLETDGTFSVLTSTNTVLQNVETKKTTRFP, encoded by the coding sequence ATGGACCCACTGCGAACGATGCTGCAAATCATATTGACCGGGGTGGGGGCCTACTTGGCCATCATCCTCATCTTGCGGGTTTCCGGCAAACGGACGCTCGCCAAAATGAACGCCTTTGATTTTATCGTCACCGTGGCGCTCGGGTCGATTTTGGCCACGACACTCACGAGTCAACAGACCCCGCTACTGAACGGGTTGACCGCGTTTGCGACGCTCGTGTTCATGCAATACGTCATGGCCAAGTTGGCGACCCGGTCGAAACGGGTGAATCAACTGATCAAGTCGACGCCGGCACTGCTTTACTATGACGGGGCATATTTAGAAGAAACGATGCGCCGGGAACGGGTGCTCGAGATCGAAGTGTTGCAGGCGATCCGATCGAGCGGCACGGACTTCGAGCAAGTCGAGGCCGTCGTCTTGGAGACGGATGGGACGTTCTCGGTGTTGACGAGCACGAACACGGTGTTACAAAACGTCGAGACGAAAAAAACGACCCGGTTCCCATGA
- a CDS encoding C40 family peptidase: protein MLKRFASIIVAATLAFSGLAFTTGEQAEAASGKFAYSKVNGLNIRTAPSLTSKVSAKMNKGQRYTYLGKVGSFYKINYKGTHRYISASSTYTYLKATSSKTTTAKTVTTSSSSARSKLVAESKKYLGTPYRYGGTTTSGFDCSGYTGHVYKKAINKSIPRDSRSQYANSKKVSKSAIQAGDLVFFSHNGSTIQHVGMALSKTQMINSETGGVKYASFTSGYWAPRYVGAGTYL, encoded by the coding sequence ATGTTAAAGCGTTTCGCATCTATCATTGTCGCTGCCACTCTCGCTTTCTCGGGTCTTGCTTTCACAACAGGTGAACAAGCAGAAGCTGCTAGCGGAAAGTTCGCTTACTCGAAAGTTAACGGTTTGAACATTCGCACAGCACCGTCGCTCACATCGAAAGTTTCAGCAAAAATGAACAAAGGCCAACGCTATACATACCTCGGTAAAGTTGGTTCGTTCTACAAAATCAACTATAAAGGGACTCACCGTTATATCTCAGCTTCATCGACATATACGTACTTGAAAGCGACGAGCTCGAAGACAACGACTGCCAAAACAGTAACAACGTCTTCTTCAAGCGCCCGTTCAAAATTGGTTGCTGAGTCGAAGAAGTACCTCGGTACACCTTACCGTTACGGCGGAACGACAACTTCTGGATTTGACTGCTCAGGTTACACAGGTCACGTTTACAAGAAAGCCATTAACAAATCGATCCCACGTGATTCACGCTCGCAATACGCCAACTCGAAAAAAGTTTCGAAGTCAGCGATTCAAGCCGGCGACCTCGTGTTCTTCTCACACAACGGAAGCACGATCCAACACGTTGGAATGGCACTCAGCAAAACACAAATGATCAACTCTGAGACAGGCGGCGTTAAATACGCGAGCTTCACATCAGGTTACTGGGCACCACGTTACGTCGGTGCAGGCACGTACCTCTAA
- the rho gene encoding transcription termination factor Rho: MSQTTEPAKNYTLRELETKTLKELYEIAKEVNVPQYREARKRELMFRILKSQAESKDLYFLEGILEIIPPNPQSQNDGGFGFLRPINYSQSSEDIYIAASQIRRFNLRNGDLVTGKVRKPKENERFQGLLSVEAVNGETTDSTRNRDYFPALTPIYPEQQMVLETEPNHLSVRVMDMIAPVGFGQRGLIVAPPKAGKTSLLKEIANSITTNHPNVELIILLIDERPEEVTDIQRSVPGADVAYSTFDETPENHARISELVLERAMRLVEHKKDVVILLDSITRLTRAYNLSVPPSGRTLSGGIDPAAFHKPKKFFGAARNIEDGGSLTILGTALVDTGSRMDDVIYEEFKGTGNMELHLDRKLAERRIFPAIDIRRSGTRKEELLLGKGELDSLWTIRRTMNESPDFVDQFLRRVRETKTNLDFFAALEADKKKSRRPVKKTKTDL; encoded by the coding sequence ATGAGTCAAACGACAGAACCGGCTAAAAATTATACGCTTCGTGAACTCGAGACGAAGACGTTGAAAGAATTATATGAGATCGCGAAAGAAGTGAATGTGCCCCAATACCGTGAGGCACGAAAGCGTGAGCTCATGTTCAGGATTTTAAAATCACAGGCCGAATCGAAAGACCTTTATTTCCTCGAAGGCATCCTTGAGATCATTCCGCCGAACCCGCAATCCCAGAACGATGGTGGTTTCGGGTTCCTCCGACCGATCAACTACTCCCAATCGTCTGAAGACATCTATATCGCGGCTTCGCAAATCCGACGGTTCAATCTACGCAACGGCGACCTCGTGACGGGGAAAGTCCGGAAGCCGAAAGAGAACGAACGATTCCAGGGGCTACTCAGTGTCGAGGCGGTAAATGGTGAGACGACGGACTCGACGCGGAACCGGGATTACTTCCCGGCGCTCACGCCGATTTACCCGGAACAACAGATGGTGCTCGAGACGGAACCGAACCACTTGTCGGTCCGCGTCATGGACATGATCGCTCCTGTCGGATTTGGACAGCGTGGCTTGATCGTCGCGCCGCCAAAAGCCGGTAAGACGTCCTTATTAAAAGAGATTGCCAATTCGATTACGACGAACCATCCGAACGTCGAGTTGATCATTCTGTTGATTGATGAGCGACCGGAAGAAGTGACGGACATCCAACGTTCGGTACCGGGTGCGGACGTCGCCTACTCGACGTTTGACGAAACACCGGAGAACCATGCCCGCATCTCGGAACTCGTTCTCGAACGGGCGATGCGTCTCGTCGAACACAAGAAGGACGTCGTCATCTTGCTCGACTCAATCACCCGTCTGACGCGGGCGTACAACTTGTCTGTGCCGCCAAGCGGACGGACGCTCTCCGGCGGAATTGACCCGGCGGCGTTCCATAAGCCGAAGAAATTCTTCGGGGCGGCCCGCAACATCGAGGACGGTGGCAGTTTGACGATTCTCGGCACGGCGCTCGTCGACACGGGTTCGCGCATGGACGACGTCATCTATGAAGAGTTCAAAGGGACTGGCAACATGGAGCTGCACCTCGATCGCAAGCTCGCGGAACGCCGGATCTTCCCGGCCATCGACATTCGTCGCTCGGGGACGCGCAAAGAAGAATTGCTGCTCGGAAAAGGCGAACTCGACTCGCTTTGGACGATCCGTCGCACGATGAACGAGTCGCCAGACTTCGTTGATCAGTTCCTACGCCGGGTCCGCGAAACGAAAACGAACCTCGACTTTTTTGCGGCGCTTGAGGCCGATAAGAAAAAGAGTCGACGCCCGGTGAAAAAAACGAAAACAGACTTGTAA
- a CDS encoding type B 50S ribosomal protein L31 produces MKQGIHPEYRKVVFMDSTTEFKFISGSTRYSNETITMEDGNEYPLIRVDVSSDSHPFYTGRQKFASADGRIERFNKKYQR; encoded by the coding sequence ATGAAACAAGGAATCCACCCAGAATACCGTAAAGTCGTATTCATGGACTCGACGACTGAGTTCAAATTCATCTCTGGTTCGACTCGTTACTCTAACGAGACAATCACGATGGAAGATGGTAACGAATACCCACTCATCCGTGTCGATGTATCTTCTGACTCGCACCCGTTCTACACAGGTCGCCAGAAATTCGCATCTGCGGACGGTCGTATCGAGCGCTTCAACAAGAAGTACCAACGTTAA
- a CDS encoding thymidine kinase, with product MMHVTNRYGWIEVICGSMFSGKSEELIRRVRRAHYGKIPVQVFKPAIDDRYHEENVVSHSGNSVVAVPIQSSQDLYDAVREETQVIAIDEVQFFDEGIVDVIEQLASEDKRVICAGLDMDFRGEPFTMMPELLSRAEFVTKLQAICLSCGAPASRTQRLIDGEPARFEDPVILVGASESYEPRCRHCHDVPNKPRPVRHTVAD from the coding sequence ATGATGCATGTGACGAACCGTTACGGTTGGATTGAAGTGATTTGTGGGAGTATGTTTTCTGGGAAGTCGGAGGAACTCATCCGCCGTGTCCGTCGGGCGCACTACGGGAAAATCCCTGTCCAAGTGTTCAAACCAGCGATTGATGACCGTTACCACGAGGAGAATGTCGTCTCCCATAGCGGCAACTCGGTCGTGGCCGTGCCGATTCAATCGAGTCAAGACTTATATGATGCAGTACGTGAAGAGACGCAAGTCATCGCCATCGACGAGGTTCAGTTCTTTGACGAAGGCATCGTCGACGTGATCGAGCAATTGGCGTCAGAAGACAAACGTGTCATCTGCGCCGGCCTCGACATGGACTTCCGAGGTGAGCCGTTCACGATGATGCCAGAGCTGTTGTCGCGTGCCGAGTTCGTGACAAAACTGCAGGCCATCTGTCTCTCATGCGGGGCTCCGGCTTCCCGGACGCAACGATTGATTGACGGGGAACCGGCCCGCTTCGAGGACCCGGTCATCCTGGTCGGCGCCTCGGAGTCGTACGAACCGCGTTGTCGCCATTGCCATGACGTCCCGAATAAACCGCGCCCGGTCCGCCACACAGTGGCCGACTGA
- the prfA gene encoding peptide chain release factor 1 — MFDRLSVLEERYMQLNEMLADPEVLSDANKLRQYSKEQSQLEETVQAYRHYKETSTAYKEAKLMLEDRTLDADMRELAKEEMSLLEPEVKALEAKLRVLLLPKDPNDDKNVIVEIRGAAGGDEAALFAVDLYKMYTRFAERQNWKAELIDANYTELGGFKEVTFLINGTGAYSKLKFENGAHRVQRVPSTESGGRIHTSTATVAVLPEAEDVEVHIDMKDVRVDTFTSSGPGGQSVNTTQSAVRLTHIPSGLVVSCQDEKSQHKNKDKALKVLRARLYDKMQSEHLEELSAQRKSAVGTGDRSERIRTYNFPQSRVTDHRIGLTLQKLDRVLAGELEDIIDALVMDEQARLMEDVD; from the coding sequence ATGTTTGACCGTTTGAGTGTATTAGAAGAACGCTATATGCAACTAAATGAGATGCTCGCTGACCCAGAAGTGCTCAGCGATGCGAATAAATTACGACAATATTCAAAAGAACAGTCGCAACTCGAGGAGACGGTGCAGGCGTATCGTCACTATAAAGAGACGAGCACGGCGTATAAAGAAGCGAAACTCATGCTTGAGGACCGCACACTCGATGCTGATATGCGGGAGCTCGCCAAAGAGGAGATGTCACTCCTCGAGCCGGAAGTGAAAGCACTCGAGGCGAAACTGCGCGTGCTTTTATTGCCGAAAGACCCGAACGACGACAAGAACGTCATCGTCGAGATTCGCGGGGCGGCCGGCGGGGACGAGGCGGCACTGTTCGCAGTCGACTTGTACAAGATGTACACCCGTTTCGCCGAGCGTCAGAACTGGAAAGCCGAGTTGATTGACGCCAACTATACGGAACTCGGTGGTTTCAAAGAAGTGACGTTCCTGATCAACGGGACGGGCGCCTATTCGAAACTGAAGTTCGAGAATGGGGCGCATCGGGTCCAGCGCGTCCCGTCGACCGAGTCAGGCGGACGCATCCACACGTCGACGGCAACGGTCGCGGTGTTGCCGGAAGCAGAGGACGTCGAAGTGCACATCGATATGAAAGACGTCCGCGTCGATACGTTCACGTCGTCAGGACCAGGCGGCCAGTCGGTCAACACGACCCAATCGGCCGTCCGGTTGACGCACATCCCGTCGGGTCTAGTCGTGTCGTGTCAGGACGAAAAGTCGCAACATAAGAACAAAGACAAAGCGCTCAAAGTACTGCGGGCCCGGCTCTATGACAAGATGCAGAGTGAACATCTCGAAGAACTGTCGGCACAGCGGAAGTCGGCTGTCGGGACGGGCGACCGCTCGGAGCGGATTCGAACGTATAACTTCCCGCAGAGCCGCGTGACCGATCACCGCATCGGGCTGACGCTCCAAAAACTCGACCGCGTCCTCGCCGGTGAACTTGAAGACATCATCGACGCCCTCGTCATGGATGAACAGGCACGCCTGATGGAGGATGTGGATTGA
- the prmC gene encoding peptide chain release factor N(5)-glutamine methyltransferase gives MRIAAKLKQAERELSSANRDVSAAEWWLMHVLGVDRTGLLVRLSDELTTDEEATFQAGFERLLAGEPVQHLIGHAPFYGRMFEVNRDVLIPRPETEELIEWVVAHVRDVSDDDIVDIGTGSGAIAVTLSLELGVRVQTVDISREAIAVARRNAAALGADVFFHEGDCLSSIAADSIRVLVSNPPYIEAGELLDETVAGYEPHLALFGGADGLEFYRKIIADSMRVLCADWQLIAFEIGYNQGQVVKSYLSERYPEAETGILKDINGKDRIVYAVREGIAHGNEMDQADRS, from the coding sequence ATGCGGATTGCAGCGAAGCTGAAGCAAGCGGAACGGGAGCTATCGTCTGCAAATCGTGACGTCTCGGCCGCAGAGTGGTGGCTCATGCACGTCCTCGGCGTCGACCGGACGGGACTGCTCGTCCGTCTGTCTGACGAATTGACAACTGATGAGGAAGCTACGTTTCAAGCGGGATTTGAGCGTCTCTTGGCCGGCGAACCGGTCCAACACTTGATTGGCCACGCCCCGTTTTATGGACGGATGTTCGAGGTCAATCGTGACGTCTTAATTCCGCGTCCGGAGACGGAAGAGCTGATTGAATGGGTCGTCGCGCATGTGCGGGACGTGTCTGACGATGACATTGTCGATATCGGGACCGGGAGCGGCGCAATCGCCGTCACGCTCAGTCTCGAACTCGGTGTCCGTGTCCAGACGGTCGATATTTCCCGGGAAGCGATTGCGGTCGCCAGGCGAAATGCAGCGGCGCTCGGGGCGGATGTGTTTTTCCATGAAGGAGATTGCCTGTCATCGATTGCCGCCGACTCGATTCGCGTCCTCGTCTCGAATCCGCCTTATATCGAGGCGGGCGAGTTGCTCGACGAGACGGTCGCGGGTTATGAGCCTCACCTCGCTTTGTTCGGAGGGGCGGACGGGCTCGAGTTTTATCGGAAGATTATCGCCGACTCGATGCGCGTCTTGTGTGCCGATTGGCAATTGATTGCATTTGAAATCGGGTATAATCAAGGACAAGTTGTGAAATCGTACCTGTCCGAACGTTATCCTGAAGCAGAAACGGGTATTTTAAAAGATATAAACGGCAAAGACCGAATCGTCTACGCCGTGAGGGAAGGGATTGCGCATGGAAACGAAATGGATCAAGCCGACAGAAGTTGA
- a CDS encoding L-threonylcarbamoyladenylate synthase gives METKWIKPTEVEEGVRLLQAGEVIAMPTETVYGLAGDATNDVAIKKIFEAKGRPSDNPLIVHVASVEQAEHFAQTIPPVARRLMEAFWPGALTIILPSNGRASALVTAGLHSIGLRMPDHPAALDLIRRSGLGLAAPSANRSGRPSPTSARHVADDLTGRIAGIMDGGPTGIGVESTVIDCTTEPATILRPGGVTKEAIEAVIGPVILDANLSDETAAPRSPGMKYTHYAPSAPLYLVEGGRHDLVRVIMTRQAEGKRVGALVFDEATTPADVTLSLGTSMETAARRLYEALRKFDETDVEEIYVNRIEPTGVALAVYNRLYKAAGGKVIRP, from the coding sequence ATGGAAACGAAATGGATCAAGCCGACAGAAGTTGAGGAAGGGGTACGTCTCTTGCAGGCGGGCGAGGTGATCGCCATGCCGACGGAGACCGTCTACGGACTCGCCGGTGATGCGACGAACGATGTCGCCATCAAAAAGATTTTCGAGGCGAAAGGAAGACCGTCGGACAACCCGCTCATCGTCCACGTGGCCTCGGTCGAACAGGCCGAACATTTCGCGCAAACCATCCCGCCGGTCGCGAGACGCTTGATGGAAGCGTTTTGGCCCGGTGCCTTGACCATCATCTTGCCATCGAACGGCCGAGCGTCCGCACTCGTGACGGCTGGCCTCCATTCGATCGGGCTCAGAATGCCGGATCACCCGGCTGCGCTCGACTTGATTCGCCGATCTGGTCTCGGACTGGCGGCACCGAGCGCGAACCGGTCAGGACGTCCATCACCGACGTCGGCCCGGCACGTGGCAGATGATTTGACCGGTCGGATCGCGGGTATTATGGATGGGGGACCGACAGGCATCGGCGTCGAATCGACCGTGATCGACTGCACGACGGAACCGGCGACGATTTTACGTCCGGGCGGCGTGACAAAAGAAGCGATTGAGGCTGTCATCGGACCGGTCATTCTCGATGCCAACTTGAGCGATGAAACAGCTGCGCCACGATCACCAGGAATGAAGTACACCCATTACGCCCCGAGTGCGCCTCTTTATTTAGTCGAAGGGGGACGCCACGACCTCGTCCGTGTCATTATGACGCGGCAGGCGGAGGGCAAGCGAGTTGGCGCGCTCGTGTTCGATGAAGCGACGACCCCGGCTGACGTCACCCTCTCCCTCGGTACTTCGATGGAGACGGCGGCCCGGCGGCTATACGAGGCGTTGCGTAAATTTGATGAGACGGATGTAGAAGAGATTTACGTGAATCGGATTGAACCGACGGGAGTCGCTCTTGCCGTATATAACCGCCTTTACAAGGCGGCAGGCGGTAAAGTCATCCGTCCATAG
- a CDS encoding low molecular weight protein arginine phosphatase yields MKRVLFICSGNTCRSPMAMALLRSKVTGDEFDIRSAGLRTMQGFDASENALQVLRERGIELDHVTQTFDDVLGRWADVILTMTRAHREQIRDMHPDLADRTFTLYEFVTGLERDINDPFGGSMNVYRQVRNELEPLVNRLVLKLTNDGSKVTKPPRRLPKKTGE; encoded by the coding sequence ATGAAACGCGTATTATTCATATGTAGTGGGAACACATGCCGAAGTCCGATGGCGATGGCCCTGCTTCGCTCTAAAGTGACGGGGGACGAGTTTGATATTCGTTCGGCCGGGCTTCGGACGATGCAAGGGTTCGACGCATCAGAAAATGCACTCCAAGTGTTGCGTGAACGAGGGATTGAACTCGATCACGTGACGCAGACATTCGATGACGTCCTCGGACGTTGGGCGGATGTCATCTTGACGATGACACGGGCGCATCGTGAACAGATTCGGGACATGCACCCCGATTTGGCTGACCGCACGTTCACGTTATATGAGTTCGTCACGGGGCTCGAGCGCGATATCAACGACCCGTTCGGAGGGTCGATGAACGTCTATCGCCAAGTTCGAAATGAACTCGAGCCACTCGTGAATCGACTTGTGCTAAAATTGACGAATGACGGGTCAAAGGTGACGAAACCACCGAGACGCCTACCAAAGAAGACGGGGGAATGA
- the rpiB gene encoding ribose 5-phosphate isomerase B produces MKIAIGADHGGFNLKKEIIGLLEELGHEYKDFGTHSAESIDYPDVAIPVAEAVAAGEFDRGILICGTGIGIGIAANKVKGIRAALVHDSFSAKATRQHNDSNIMTMGERVVGPGLALDLVATWLDTDFEGGRHSNRVDKMSAYETK; encoded by the coding sequence ATGAAAATCGCAATTGGCGCCGATCATGGCGGATTCAACTTGAAGAAAGAGATTATTGGACTATTGGAAGAGCTCGGTCACGAGTATAAAGACTTCGGGACACACTCGGCCGAGTCAATCGATTACCCAGACGTGGCGATCCCGGTCGCTGAAGCCGTCGCGGCCGGTGAGTTTGACCGTGGTATCTTGATTTGCGGGACAGGAATTGGGATCGGCATCGCAGCCAACAAAGTCAAAGGCATCCGGGCGGCACTCGTGCATGACTCGTTCAGTGCGAAAGCGACGCGTCAACACAACGACTCGAACATCATGACGATGGGCGAGCGCGTCGTCGGACCGGGTCTTGCACTCGATTTAGTGGCGACATGGCTCGATACGGACTTCGAGGGCGGACGCCACTCGAACCGTGTCGATAAGATGAGCGCTTACGAAACGAAGTGA
- a CDS encoding TIGR01440 family protein → MTTMKAELLNLLTELHERFPLDEEKMLVIGCSTSEVVGKTIGKAGSIDVASDLIEAFLAFRDKTGVHLAFQGCEHINRALTIERRTLKQFGLTEVTVVPVRAAGGAMSEKAYERFDAPCVVEAIQADAGIDIGSTLIGMHLKPVAIPVRLSAKQLGEAYVTFAITRPKLIGGPRAHYPAK, encoded by the coding sequence GTGACGACGATGAAGGCGGAGCTTTTGAACTTATTGACGGAGTTGCATGAACGGTTTCCGTTAGATGAGGAAAAGATGCTCGTCATCGGTTGTTCGACGAGCGAGGTCGTCGGCAAGACGATCGGGAAAGCGGGTTCGATTGATGTGGCGTCGGATTTGATCGAGGCGTTCCTTGCGTTTCGGGACAAGACCGGCGTCCATCTCGCCTTTCAAGGCTGCGAACATATCAATCGCGCCCTCACGATCGAGCGACGGACGTTGAAACAGTTCGGGTTGACGGAAGTGACGGTCGTCCCAGTCCGCGCAGCGGGCGGGGCGATGTCCGAGAAGGCGTATGAACGTTTCGACGCCCCGTGCGTCGTCGAAGCCATTCAAGCGGACGCCGGCATCGATATCGGATCGACGCTGATCGGCATGCATTTGAAGCCGGTCGCAATTCCGGTCCGATTGTCGGCGAAACAGCTCGGTGAGGCGTACGTCACGTTCGCCATCACGCGACCGAAATTGATTGGCGGCCCGCGGGCCCATTATCCAGCAAAATAA